The proteins below are encoded in one region of Desulfosalsimonas propionicica:
- a CDS encoding integration host factor subunit alpha, with protein sequence MALTKNKIVERVNDLGFTKKKSVDIVESLLEIIKRSLENDEDVLVSGFGKFCIKQKERRRGRNPATGKDLLLNPRKVVTFKCSGKLRERINKGR encoded by the coding sequence ATGGCACTGACCAAAAATAAAATTGTCGAGCGGGTCAATGACCTGGGCTTTACCAAGAAAAAGTCCGTGGATATTGTGGAATCTTTGCTTGAAATCATTAAACGGAGCCTGGAAAATGATGAAGATGTACTGGTATCAGGCTTCGGAAAATTCTGCATCAAGCAAAAGGAAAGACGCCGGGGCCGCAATCCGGCAACCGGCAAGGATCTTTTGCTCAATCCCCGGAAGGTCGTGACCTTTAAGTGCTCGGGAAAGCTTCGGGAGAGAATTAATAAGGGACGATAG